The Blastopirellula retiformator genome includes a region encoding these proteins:
- a CDS encoding helicase-related protein, translating into MSVDPSAIRQGCILSSPTLPEPIEVLATVPMGDSLKVIGRGCTTGLTHDPVLSRAQLADVRVSADREPFDGNARMFRLGIEANRLGLAYEYDPFFSLSIARVDPLPHQLEAVYSYFMKLPRIRFLLADDPGAGKTIMAGLLLKELKARGLVRRVLIVAPASLTFQWQREMADKFREKFEVIRGDVLRANYGQNPWQERDQVVTSVSWVSIVEDARESLLRSRWDLVIVDEAHKMSARSEDHKTYAYRLGENLSKMTDHYLLMTATPHKGDPEHFRRFLALLDADVYGSIQSLEQAMKDHEAPFYLRRTKEALVTFPDADTGEVRKLFTKREVRSVAFDLDGEELEFYDELTRYVEDQSMMAAADGSARGRAVGFTMAMLQRRMASSIYAVRRSLERMRTRREKILADPEAYRQEQIQRRVPDDFDDLDTEEQQQIIDDLENEVLSVDPAALREEIAQLTRLVQQAVQLEERDIQTKIIKLRSVLNEEGIFDSKKNKLLIFTEHKDTLDFLAADGKDGRPLGKLIEWGLSVTQIHGGMKIGDRDTPGTRIYAERAFKEECQIMVATEAAGEGINLQFCWLMINFDIPWNPVRLEQRVGRIHRYGQEKDCLIFNFVAQNTREGRVLRKLLDRLAEIRADLGSDQVFDVVGEVFPANQLERMLRDMYARQTDVSQIEDRIVRDVSPERFRAITESTLEGLAKKELNLSNMIGKNAEAKERRLVPEVIEQFFVDASPECGMSPKETAKGSRVFRIGKVPRNLLPIGDRQEDRFGRLGREYKQVAFDKLYLRDDPTLEWVTPGHPLFETVRTDILARTVDHLRRGAVFYDLNRNDPSLIDVFVASIKDGRGRTLHRRLFAVETALSGEMKLHEPTVLLDIAAAPEGAAGPAESITLPTRQSVEQYLYENALAPWIDRNADEQRDAVERIRRHVEISLNALINRAQLQQAEYISRQIEGETVTGLDGLIAQAEQHLDELTNRLESRRKELELERHTSVSDISHLGRVWVAPHPDRATPQFAPMVRDDEIERIAVQEAIRYEEARGWVVESVESENRGFDLISRRPHPEDPKTFLEVRFIEVKGRAGVGVVALSENEYRTAERLRADYWLYAVFNCASSPELHVVHDPARLGWQPILAVEHYQLNPSTIIEAST; encoded by the coding sequence ATGAGTGTCGATCCCAGCGCAATTCGACAGGGCTGCATCTTGAGCAGCCCGACGCTCCCCGAACCGATCGAGGTTCTGGCTACCGTGCCAATGGGCGATTCGCTCAAGGTAATCGGTCGCGGCTGCACGACTGGACTCACCCACGATCCCGTGCTTTCCCGTGCACAGTTGGCCGACGTGCGTGTTTCTGCAGATCGCGAACCGTTCGATGGCAATGCCCGAATGTTCCGGCTAGGGATCGAAGCAAATCGGCTCGGTCTCGCATACGAGTACGATCCATTCTTTTCGCTATCAATCGCCCGCGTCGATCCGCTTCCGCATCAGCTGGAAGCAGTTTACAGCTATTTCATGAAGTTGCCGCGGATTCGATTCCTGTTGGCCGACGATCCCGGTGCCGGCAAAACGATTATGGCGGGTTTGCTGCTGAAGGAGCTGAAGGCTCGCGGCCTTGTCAGGCGTGTTCTAATTGTCGCCCCGGCAAGTCTGACTTTTCAGTGGCAACGCGAAATGGCGGACAAGTTTCGGGAAAAGTTCGAGGTTATTCGCGGGGATGTCCTTCGAGCCAACTATGGTCAGAACCCTTGGCAGGAACGCGATCAGGTTGTGACGTCGGTTTCGTGGGTGTCAATCGTTGAAGATGCCCGAGAAAGTCTGCTTCGATCACGGTGGGATCTCGTCATCGTCGACGAAGCCCACAAAATGAGCGCCCGGTCAGAGGACCACAAAACGTACGCTTATCGGCTCGGCGAGAATCTGTCGAAGATGACGGATCACTATCTCCTTATGACGGCAACGCCGCACAAGGGCGATCCGGAACATTTTCGACGCTTCCTCGCGTTACTGGATGCTGATGTTTACGGCAGCATTCAGAGCCTTGAACAAGCGATGAAAGACCATGAGGCACCGTTCTATCTTCGCCGCACGAAAGAAGCCCTCGTCACATTCCCTGATGCCGACACGGGCGAAGTACGTAAGCTGTTCACCAAACGAGAAGTGCGGAGTGTTGCCTTCGACCTTGATGGCGAAGAGCTCGAATTCTATGACGAATTAACTCGGTACGTCGAAGATCAATCGATGATGGCGGCCGCAGATGGCAGCGCTCGTGGCCGTGCTGTCGGCTTTACGATGGCCATGCTTCAGCGACGCATGGCATCATCAATATATGCAGTCCGCCGCAGCTTGGAGCGAATGCGAACCCGTCGCGAAAAGATCCTTGCCGATCCTGAAGCCTATCGACAGGAACAAATCCAACGACGTGTTCCGGATGACTTCGACGATCTGGACACCGAAGAACAACAACAGATTATCGATGATCTCGAAAACGAAGTTCTGTCGGTCGACCCGGCAGCACTCCGCGAAGAAATCGCACAGCTCACGCGTCTGGTTCAACAGGCCGTGCAGCTTGAAGAACGAGACATCCAGACAAAGATCATCAAGCTGCGATCCGTTCTCAATGAAGAGGGCATCTTCGACAGCAAGAAGAACAAATTACTCATCTTTACGGAGCATAAGGACACGCTCGATTTCCTCGCTGCGGACGGAAAGGACGGTCGTCCCCTTGGCAAGCTGATCGAATGGGGACTGTCAGTCACTCAGATTCACGGCGGAATGAAGATTGGTGACCGCGACACGCCCGGAACTCGAATCTACGCAGAGCGAGCATTCAAGGAAGAGTGCCAGATCATGGTCGCGACCGAGGCCGCCGGTGAAGGTATCAACCTTCAGTTCTGCTGGTTGATGATCAACTTTGACATTCCATGGAACCCAGTGCGATTGGAACAACGCGTTGGTCGAATCCACCGCTACGGTCAGGAGAAGGACTGCCTGATTTTCAACTTCGTCGCTCAGAACACACGCGAAGGCCGGGTGCTTCGCAAACTGCTCGATCGGCTTGCTGAAATCAGGGCGGACCTTGGTTCGGATCAGGTGTTTGACGTTGTCGGTGAGGTCTTTCCAGCGAACCAGTTGGAGCGAATGCTTCGAGACATGTACGCCCGGCAGACAGACGTCAGCCAAATCGAAGATCGCATTGTCCGGGACGTCAGCCCAGAGCGGTTTCGAGCGATTACCGAATCAACGCTCGAAGGTTTGGCAAAAAAAGAGCTCAACCTGTCGAACATGATCGGGAAGAACGCCGAAGCCAAAGAGCGACGACTTGTTCCCGAAGTCATTGAGCAGTTCTTTGTGGATGCATCGCCAGAATGCGGCATGAGTCCCAAGGAAACGGCCAAGGGAAGCCGCGTGTTTCGGATCGGCAAAGTTCCTCGAAACCTGCTACCCATCGGCGATCGGCAGGAAGATCGCTTCGGTCGACTGGGACGTGAATACAAGCAGGTGGCCTTCGATAAGCTATACCTGCGGGATGACCCAACGCTTGAATGGGTGACGCCGGGGCATCCGTTGTTTGAAACGGTCAGAACAGACATTCTCGCCAGAACTGTTGACCATCTTCGACGCGGTGCAGTGTTCTACGATCTTAATCGCAATGATCCCTCATTGATCGACGTATTTGTGGCATCGATCAAAGATGGTCGCGGACGCACGCTTCACAGGCGTCTATTCGCCGTAGAAACGGCGTTGTCAGGTGAGATGAAGCTGCATGAACCGACAGTGCTGCTGGACATTGCAGCGGCACCTGAAGGGGCCGCAGGCCCTGCAGAATCGATCACGTTGCCAACGCGACAGTCCGTTGAACAATATCTGTATGAAAACGCACTCGCCCCGTGGATCGATCGAAATGCTGACGAACAGCGTGACGCCGTTGAGCGAATTCGGCGACACGTCGAGATCAGCCTCAATGCTTTAATCAACCGTGCCCAATTGCAGCAGGCGGAGTACATCAGCCGTCAGATCGAGGGCGAAACGGTGACCGGTCTTGACGGTCTTATTGCTCAGGCAGAACAGCATCTTGATGAACTGACAAACCGCTTGGAGAGTCGCCGCAAAGAATTGGAACTGGAACGCCACACGTCAGTTTCCGACATCTCACATCTTGGCCGCGTTTGGGTCGCCCCGCACCCGGACCGAGCCACCCCACAGTTTGCTCCCATGGTGCGTGATGACGAGATCGAACGAATCGCCGTACAGGAGGCAATCCGATACGAGGAAGCCCGAGGGTGGGTCGTGGAAAGTGTCGAGTCCGAGAATCGCGGCTTCGATCTGATTTCGCGACGACCGCATCCGGAAGATCCCAAGACATTCCTTGAAGTTCGCTTCATCGAAGTCAAAGGTCGAGCAGGCGTTGGCGTCGTTGCACTCAGTGAGAACGAATACCGAACAGCGGAGCGATTGCGTGCAGACTATTGGCTGTACGCAGTCTTCAACTGTGCTTCATCGCCGGAACTGCACGTTGTTCACGATCCTGCACGACTTGGATGGCAACCAATTCTCGCGGTCGAGCACTATCAACTGAACCCTAGCACGATCATAGAGGCGAGCACGTGA
- a CDS encoding MerR family transcriptional regulator, translated as MPKLSQYLTIKEAAEYLGVSQNTLRNWGRDQKIPMHRNPINGYRLFRKSDLDEILNATGQPVTAKYGTKPR; from the coding sequence ATGCCTAAACTGAGCCAATACCTCACAATCAAAGAAGCAGCTGAGTATCTCGGGGTCTCACAGAATACTTTGCGGAATTGGGGACGAGATCAGAAAATTCCGATGCATCGAAATCCGATCAACGGATATCGACTATTCAGGAAATCAGATCTGGATGAAATCCTCAATGCGACTGGACAACCCGTTACAGCAAAATACGGCACAAAACCACGTTAG
- a CDS encoding recombinase family protein, which translates to MNKRAKPPAEPDSIRCAIYTRKSTEEGLEQEFNTLDAQREAGEAYIQSQRHENWVCLPDRYDDGGFTGANMDRPALRRLLADIESGKVNCVVVYKVDRLSRSLLDFTRIIETFDRNKVSFVSVTQAFNTASSMGRLVLNVLLSFAQFEREMISERTRDKIAAARRKGKWSGGLPVLGYNVEQTKLVLDDTEARRVREIFEMYLERQSILDVANELDARCWRTKRWTTKKDTERGGRRFDKGSLYALLTNVVYVGKVRYKAEVHEGEHEPIIDPETFEKVQTLLQQNGSSGGKAVRNKHHALLRGLLHCSACQCGMSHSYSKKKGNRLYRYYVCQKAQKRGWDSCPAPSIPAGEIEQFIVNEIKAIGRDPQVISATLEQVRVQTAQQTERLQAERLELHQELRDAHAELGQLAATVGPGDSRLADAHDRIQEAERRSTEIEDELAALGGDTLDRTEVAAALAEFDAVWACLAPREQERVIGLLVERVEYDGDGGNISITFRPSGIRTLVGELANTKEEVAA; encoded by the coding sequence ATGAACAAACGTGCCAAACCTCCCGCCGAGCCCGACTCGATTCGATGCGCGATCTACACCCGCAAATCGACCGAAGAAGGATTAGAGCAGGAGTTCAACACACTCGATGCCCAACGAGAAGCGGGCGAGGCGTATATCCAGAGTCAGCGCCACGAGAATTGGGTCTGCTTGCCGGACCGCTACGACGATGGTGGTTTCACCGGCGCCAATATGGACCGCCCGGCGCTGCGGCGACTGCTGGCCGACATCGAATCGGGAAAAGTAAACTGCGTGGTCGTCTATAAAGTCGATCGTCTCAGCCGCAGCTTACTCGACTTTACGAGAATCATCGAAACGTTTGACAGGAACAAGGTTTCGTTCGTCAGCGTGACGCAGGCCTTCAATACGGCTTCGTCGATGGGGCGGTTGGTTCTGAACGTGCTCTTGTCTTTCGCCCAATTTGAACGAGAGATGATTAGCGAACGAACCCGGGACAAGATCGCCGCCGCGCGCCGCAAAGGAAAATGGTCGGGCGGTTTGCCGGTGCTGGGCTACAACGTCGAACAGACCAAGCTGGTTCTTGATGACACGGAAGCACGACGGGTGCGAGAGATATTCGAGATGTACCTGGAACGTCAATCGATACTCGATGTCGCCAACGAACTTGATGCTCGCTGCTGGCGAACCAAGCGATGGACAACAAAGAAGGATACCGAACGTGGCGGTCGACGGTTCGACAAGGGCTCGCTCTACGCTTTGCTCACGAACGTCGTTTACGTCGGCAAGGTCCGGTACAAGGCGGAAGTGCACGAGGGCGAGCATGAGCCGATCATCGATCCGGAGACGTTTGAGAAGGTTCAGACGCTCTTGCAACAGAACGGGAGTAGCGGCGGGAAGGCGGTCAGGAACAAGCACCACGCTTTGCTGCGAGGCCTCCTGCATTGTTCCGCCTGCCAATGCGGAATGAGCCACAGCTATTCCAAAAAGAAGGGAAACCGGCTCTATCGCTACTACGTCTGCCAAAAGGCTCAGAAACGCGGATGGGATTCGTGCCCGGCGCCTTCGATCCCCGCGGGGGAGATCGAACAGTTCATCGTGAACGAGATCAAGGCGATTGGGCGCGATCCGCAGGTGATCAGCGCGACGCTCGAACAGGTGCGGGTGCAGACCGCCCAACAAACCGAGCGACTCCAGGCGGAACGACTAGAGCTGCATCAGGAGCTACGCGATGCACATGCGGAACTTGGACAATTAGCGGCTACGGTCGGTCCTGGCGATTCTAGGCTGGCCGACGCCCATGATCGGATACAGGAAGCGGAACGGCGTTCGACGGAGATTGAAGACGAGTTAGCCGCACTTGGCGGTGATACCCTCGATCGGACCGAGGTAGCCGCCGCATTGGCCGAATTTGACGCCGTGTGGGCGTGTCTGGCACCGCGAGAACAAGAACGCGTCATTGGGCTACTCGTCGAACGGGTCGAATACGACGGCGACGGGGGGAATATCTCGATAACATTCCGGCCTAGCGGGATTAGAACGCTGGTCGGCGAATTGGCGAACACAAAGGAAGAGGTGGCGGCATGA
- a CDS encoding DUF2924 domain-containing protein — translation MNIDKEVAAMERMTVNQLREKYAEVFGEPTNGRHKQWLIKRIAWRMQANAEGGLSERARRRARELANDSDLRMTIPRTQKTSADAESRIIAVATKSPQSTHLLPGMSLKRVYKGQTIHVKVLDDRFEYQGERYKSLTAVAKAITGKHWNGFHFFGLRKNGVAK, via the coding sequence ATGAACATCGACAAAGAGGTCGCCGCGATGGAGCGGATGACGGTCAACCAATTGCGGGAAAAGTATGCCGAGGTCTTTGGCGAACCTACCAACGGCAGGCATAAGCAATGGCTGATCAAACGGATCGCGTGGCGGATGCAGGCCAACGCCGAAGGAGGTTTGTCCGAACGGGCACGGCGGCGAGCGAGGGAACTTGCCAACGACTCCGATCTGAGGATGACCATCCCGCGAACGCAAAAAACATCCGCCGATGCCGAGTCACGAATCATCGCCGTTGCCACCAAGTCGCCGCAAAGTACACACCTCCTTCCAGGCATGTCACTAAAGCGTGTGTACAAGGGGCAAACGATCCACGTGAAAGTGCTGGACGACCGGTTTGAGTACCAAGGCGAACGCTACAAATCGCTGACGGCGGTTGCGAAGGCGATCACCGGCAAGCATTGGAATGGATTTCACTTTTTTGGTCTGCGTAAGAATGGAGTCGCGAAATGA
- a CDS encoding helix-turn-helix domain-containing protein, which produces MIQKHSPRPDAATAIKQSSFLLDAASNRLAVRLRDPSGVDDYRQELALHVLKRWNRFDPARGSAGSFINELVRDRERDIIRSYWRKCRGHGQTIQWPVSPHDGALLDVIDHRTVPGEDWREMDAAIEGLIAPEQTICQLYRSGHSISDIAKRLQLSRGAIYRSLNFIGEYFEDQGLREYIDFPSARDIDGVTDDSTLT; this is translated from the coding sequence ATGATCCAGAAACATTCCCCACGGCCCGACGCCGCCACGGCGATCAAGCAATCCAGTTTCTTACTCGACGCAGCATCCAACCGCCTAGCTGTAAGACTTCGCGATCCCTCAGGCGTCGACGACTACCGACAGGAGTTGGCTCTCCACGTTCTGAAGCGATGGAACCGCTTCGATCCGGCTCGTGGCTCCGCTGGCAGCTTCATCAACGAACTCGTCAGAGACCGCGAACGCGACATCATTCGATCGTATTGGCGAAAGTGCCGCGGTCATGGCCAGACAATCCAATGGCCTGTCTCACCGCATGACGGCGCACTGCTCGACGTCATCGATCACCGGACCGTCCCCGGGGAAGATTGGCGCGAGATGGACGCCGCGATCGAGGGCCTGATCGCACCTGAGCAGACCATCTGCCAGTTGTACCGGAGCGGACACTCCATTTCTGACATTGCAAAACGATTGCAACTATCACGAGGAGCCATTTACAGGTCGCTGAATTTCATCGGTGAGTACTTCGAGGATCAAGGACTTCGAGAATATATCGATTTTCCGAGCGCACGTGACATAGACGGCGTAACTGATGATTCGACCTTAACCTAA
- a CDS encoding DNA modification methylase produces MKIEQWKISDVTPYPNNPRVNDGAVEAVAKSLQEFGFRQPIVVDEQGIVIVGHTRLKAAQKLGMETVPIHVATDMTPEQIKAYRIADNQTATIAEWDQILLPLELADLQSFGYDLGLLGFSEDELAKMLHPDGKEGLTDPDDVPEQPDQAVTQPGDLWILGDHRLLCGDSTKPEDVDRLLDGAVIHCVNSDPPYNVKVEPRSKAAIAAGNSSFTDPSKHKSDGKSKKLRAKDRPLENDFVTDDEFDRLLDAWFGNMARVLAPGRAFYIWGGYANCANYPPFLKKHGLYFSQAIIWDKQHPVLTRKDFMGAHEWSFYGWREGAAHRFYGPKNVPDLWHVKKIPPQQMEHLTAKPAELAVRALQYSTVAGENVLDLFGGSGSTMIGAEQTGRNAYLMELDTLYCDTIADRFQRFTGKQAILERTGDSPIPMKAREEAMQ; encoded by the coding sequence ATGAAGATCGAACAGTGGAAGATTTCGGATGTCACACCGTATCCCAACAACCCCCGTGTCAACGATGGCGCCGTCGAGGCAGTTGCAAAGAGTTTGCAGGAGTTTGGCTTTCGTCAGCCGATCGTGGTTGATGAGCAAGGCATCGTCATCGTCGGTCACACCAGATTAAAAGCGGCACAGAAGCTGGGTATGGAAACGGTCCCGATCCATGTCGCTACGGATATGACGCCGGAGCAGATCAAGGCCTATCGCATCGCGGACAACCAAACGGCGACCATTGCCGAGTGGGACCAGATTCTACTTCCCCTGGAATTGGCAGATTTGCAATCGTTTGGCTACGACCTCGGTCTGCTCGGATTCAGCGAGGACGAACTAGCTAAGATGCTCCATCCCGATGGTAAAGAGGGCCTTACCGATCCGGATGATGTTCCCGAGCAACCGGATCAAGCCGTAACGCAGCCTGGCGACTTATGGATCTTGGGCGACCATCGATTGCTTTGCGGAGATAGCACGAAGCCCGAAGACGTCGATCGGTTGCTGGACGGCGCAGTGATTCATTGCGTGAATAGCGATCCGCCTTACAACGTGAAGGTCGAGCCGAGATCGAAAGCAGCCATCGCGGCCGGTAACAGCAGCTTTACCGATCCGAGCAAACACAAGTCGGACGGGAAATCGAAAAAGTTACGTGCCAAGGATCGACCGCTGGAGAACGACTTCGTTACCGACGATGAGTTCGATCGCTTGCTCGACGCTTGGTTCGGCAACATGGCTCGCGTCCTCGCACCGGGTCGGGCGTTCTACATCTGGGGCGGATATGCCAACTGTGCGAACTACCCGCCATTCCTGAAGAAGCACGGACTCTATTTCAGCCAAGCGATCATCTGGGATAAACAGCACCCGGTTCTCACGCGTAAAGACTTCATGGGAGCGCATGAATGGAGTTTCTACGGCTGGCGTGAAGGTGCGGCGCATCGCTTCTACGGACCGAAGAATGTGCCCGACTTGTGGCACGTGAAGAAGATCCCGCCGCAGCAAATGGAACATTTAACGGCCAAGCCTGCCGAGCTTGCTGTGCGTGCGCTGCAGTACTCCACGGTCGCGGGCGAGAACGTCCTGGATCTCTTCGGCGGCAGCGGCTCGACCATGATTGGTGCGGAGCAGACCGGACGCAACGCCTACTTGATGGAACTCGACACGCTGTACTGTGACACTATCGCCGACCGCTTCCAAAGGTTCACGGGCAAGCAAGCGATCTTGGAACGAACCGGTGACTCGCCGATTCCGATGAAGGCTCGCGAGGAGGCGATGCAATGA
- a CDS encoding winged helix-turn-helix domain-containing protein, whose amino-acid sequence MATKKTTSTRKPAAAKTTSTKGATKARTAKATKTTPPASEPKPDPKPDPKPAKADEPKRMSAINAAAKVLAESKEPLNAKQMVEAMAAKGYWSSPGGKTPHATLYSAILREINTKGQGARFKKTERGKFAANG is encoded by the coding sequence ATGGCCACGAAGAAAACCACCTCGACTCGTAAGCCCGCAGCCGCCAAGACGACCAGCACCAAGGGCGCCACCAAAGCACGAACGGCAAAAGCAACGAAGACCACGCCACCAGCGAGCGAACCGAAACCGGATCCGAAACCCGATCCCAAGCCCGCGAAGGCTGATGAGCCCAAACGGATGTCGGCGATCAACGCGGCGGCGAAGGTTCTGGCTGAATCGAAAGAACCGCTCAATGCCAAGCAGATGGTCGAGGCGATGGCGGCGAAAGGGTATTGGTCGAGCCCCGGCGGGAAGACTCCCCATGCCACGCTCTACAGCGCCATCCTGCGGGAGATCAACACGAAAGGGCAGGGCGCCAGATTCAAGAAGACCGAGCGGGGGAAGTTCGCCGCTAACGGCTAG
- a CDS encoding HNH endonuclease, which produces MKRRSETVKRVGRSNIEVRRPSPRSLGYDADWERVAKHRRELDRYLCQTCLEQGLLTSATDVDHIIPLHVRIEWRLELGNTQVLCRTHHRRKTEQDKQLFGSSTASSLTAEQQTRRDTLRRLQEPPRGTGGESFIPGYAACTVAFPARAFPRNWVPGGRRP; this is translated from the coding sequence ATGAAGCGACGAAGCGAAACGGTAAAGCGTGTTGGTCGAAGCAACATCGAAGTACGTCGTCCCTCACCAAGATCGCTGGGTTACGACGCCGACTGGGAACGAGTCGCCAAGCATCGCCGTGAGCTGGATCGATACCTCTGCCAAACGTGTTTAGAGCAAGGCCTGCTTACTTCGGCGACCGACGTCGATCACATCATCCCGCTGCACGTTCGCATCGAATGGCGACTTGAGTTGGGCAATACGCAGGTGCTCTGTCGAACGCATCACCGGCGCAAGACGGAACAAGATAAACAGCTGTTCGGGTCAAGCACCGCGAGTTCGCTAACTGCAGAACAACAAACCCGCAGAGATACCCTTAGGAGGCTCCAGGAGCCGCCGAGAGGGACCGGGGGGGAGTCATTCATACCGGGATACGCCGCTTGTACCGTCGCGTTCCCCGCGCGCGCTTTTCCGCGAAATTGGGTACCGGGGGGGCGTCGACCATGA
- a CDS encoding phage terminase small subunit P27 family — protein sequence MYRRVPRARFSAKLGTGGASTMKGRKPKPTVLKIREGNPGKRAINKAEPNAPDDVPSCPDFLDEVAQEEWHRIARILSDMGLLSTADRAALAAYCTVYSRWVHAEEQVRKFGTIVKSPDKGFPMKSPYLTVADQAMETMRKFLVEFGLTPSSRSRIRVDRKTAADDQFDLFVGAG from the coding sequence TTGTACCGTCGCGTTCCCCGCGCGCGCTTTTCCGCGAAATTGGGTACCGGGGGGGCGTCGACCATGAAGGGACGTAAACCCAAACCGACGGTCCTGAAGATTCGCGAGGGAAACCCTGGCAAACGGGCTATCAACAAGGCGGAGCCAAACGCGCCAGATGACGTTCCTTCGTGCCCAGACTTCCTCGATGAAGTTGCGCAGGAGGAATGGCATCGCATCGCCAGAATCCTTTCTGACATGGGATTACTCAGCACCGCCGACCGCGCCGCACTCGCCGCCTATTGCACCGTCTACAGTCGCTGGGTCCATGCCGAGGAGCAAGTGAGGAAGTTTGGCACGATCGTCAAATCGCCCGACAAAGGTTTTCCGATGAAATCGCCCTACCTCACAGTGGCGGACCAGGCGATGGAGACGATGAGAAAGTTTCTGGTCGAGTTTGGCCTCACGCCATCCAGTCGCAGCCGCATCCGTGTCGACCGCAAAACCGCCGCCGATGATCAGTTCGATCTCTTTGTAGGAGCCGGGTAG
- a CDS encoding terminase large subunit, with amino-acid sequence MTIPVPQEWIRSSNDERAVDNGCWFDESSAERVREFFLRFLKHSKGQWAGKSFELLEWQWQDVVAPLFGWKRADGTRRFRRGYIEVPKKNGKSTLFAGLSLYLLTCDGEPGAEIYSAAADRDQASIVFNEAANMVDYSPHLASRLKVVRSTKRIVDHRSRSVYRALSAEVPTKEGLNAHAVLMDELHAQKSRELWDTLRYAGASRRQPLMLAITTAGYDRLSICWEQHEYARQVLEGTVEDTAFFPYVSAAEMEDDWTKPEVWSRANPSFGITIDAEQFAEDCREAQESPAKENSFRRYRLNQWTQQESRWLNLEKWDACGDALAELEGQLCFAGLDLSSTTDISALVLVFPGNEQYDVLPFFWVPEDGARRREKRDHAPYIPWIQQRYIDASPGEVIDYERIRARINELGQRFKIEQIAIDRWNATQLATQLDDDGFEIISFGQGYASMSAPTKKLEELVLARKLRHAGNPVLRWMAGNVAIEQDAADNWKPSKKKSQERIDGIVALVMATDLATRHIERYCIYDEPGGLFL; translated from the coding sequence GTGACAATTCCTGTCCCGCAAGAATGGATTCGTAGTTCCAACGATGAGCGCGCCGTCGACAATGGCTGCTGGTTCGATGAGAGCTCGGCCGAACGCGTACGTGAATTCTTTCTACGCTTCCTGAAACACTCGAAAGGCCAATGGGCTGGTAAATCGTTTGAGCTGCTGGAGTGGCAATGGCAGGATGTCGTGGCTCCACTGTTCGGCTGGAAACGAGCCGATGGCACTCGTCGGTTTCGCCGCGGTTATATCGAAGTGCCGAAGAAGAATGGCAAGAGTACGCTCTTCGCGGGCCTGAGTCTTTACCTTCTGACCTGCGATGGCGAACCGGGCGCCGAGATCTACAGCGCCGCAGCCGATCGAGACCAGGCTTCGATCGTCTTCAACGAAGCGGCCAACATGGTCGATTACTCGCCCCACCTCGCCTCCCGACTAAAAGTGGTCCGCTCCACCAAACGGATCGTCGACCATCGCAGCCGCTCCGTCTATCGCGCCTTATCGGCCGAAGTGCCCACCAAAGAAGGTCTCAACGCTCACGCTGTTCTCATGGACGAACTGCACGCCCAGAAATCGCGGGAACTATGGGACACGCTCCGTTACGCTGGCGCCTCTCGAAGGCAACCGCTCATGCTGGCGATCACCACCGCCGGGTACGACCGATTAAGCATCTGTTGGGAGCAGCACGAATACGCCCGGCAGGTGCTGGAGGGAACTGTCGAGGACACCGCGTTCTTCCCCTACGTCTCCGCAGCTGAAATGGAAGACGACTGGACGAAGCCTGAGGTTTGGTCGCGTGCCAATCCAAGTTTTGGAATCACGATCGACGCAGAACAGTTCGCGGAAGACTGCCGTGAGGCCCAAGAGTCGCCCGCCAAGGAAAACTCGTTTCGTCGCTATCGGCTTAACCAGTGGACGCAGCAGGAATCGCGGTGGTTGAATTTGGAGAAGTGGGATGCCTGCGGTGACGCGCTCGCGGAGTTGGAAGGACAGCTTTGCTTTGCCGGGCTAGATCTTTCGTCCACGACGGATATTTCAGCATTGGTGCTCGTGTTCCCTGGCAACGAACAGTATGACGTTCTGCCGTTTTTCTGGGTGCCCGAGGATGGTGCTCGGCGACGTGAGAAACGAGATCATGCACCGTATATTCCCTGGATTCAGCAGAGGTACATCGATGCCTCTCCCGGCGAAGTGATTGATTACGAGCGGATTCGCGCTCGGATCAACGAACTCGGCCAACGATTCAAAATCGAGCAAATCGCCATCGACCGCTGGAACGCAACGCAGTTGGCCACGCAACTCGACGACGACGGGTTCGAGATCATCTCCTTTGGCCAGGGCTATGCCAGCATGTCGGCGCCAACCAAGAAGCTCGAGGAACTGGTACTGGCCCGAAAGCTACGACACGCGGGCAATCCGGTGCTTCGCTGGATGGCCGGAAATGTCGCAATCGAGCAAGACGCCGCGGACAACTGGAAGCCGTCGAAGAAGAAGAGCCAGGAACGGATTGACGGGATCGTGGCCTTGGTGATGGCGACGGATTTGGCGACTCGGCATATTGAACGGTATTGCATTTATGATGAGCCGGGTGGGTTGTTTTTGTAG